A genomic segment from Lignipirellula cremea encodes:
- a CDS encoding SRPBCC family protein produces the protein MTWRLEAEGDGTRVHLEHQGFDLSSPMGKMAYKGMGNGWPAILARMDAALAQRLVITNIQGAR, from the coding sequence ATTACCTGGCGCCTTGAAGCGGAAGGCGACGGCACGCGAGTCCACCTGGAACACCAGGGATTTGACCTGTCCTCCCCCATGGGAAAGATGGCCTACAAAGGCATGGGCAACGGCTGGCCCGCGATCCTGGCTCGCATGGACGCGGCTCTGGCGCAGCGCCTGGTCATCACGAACATTCAGGGTGCGAGGTAG
- a CDS encoding DUF4272 domain-containing protein: MRLVLPLMIGFTLLVGCSRENTKPADRGEVEPSQRDRNLEESVDTPEMHAYPSPKSWEHANDRQRKRALRSFDQLKERNAPVYPGPLFVDDDEEVTLQSPQDVARRTLVLWAVELRAEGISQEEAIELIEGLELWDSVSPEEKRFLQDDDPDPTESQELVWRLESIWVLLWALGYVEELNWPSGMCDVPRLVEILKPNESNPAFITDAKLRSKAEILDAQDLIMRIHWAIRDAHLNHGGIIPDDLDWSQDYNAVSVTMSAAVGVVDQRHYTLNWLVKFLKPKDWDHVDTPT, translated from the coding sequence ATGCGATTAGTCCTGCCCCTAATGATCGGTTTCACCTTGCTCGTTGGCTGTTCCCGTGAGAACACCAAACCTGCCGATAGAGGCGAAGTCGAACCATCGCAACGCGACCGCAACTTGGAAGAATCCGTAGATACGCCTGAAATGCACGCTTATCCATCGCCCAAATCTTGGGAGCACGCAAACGATCGGCAACGAAAACGTGCTCTGCGGTCATTTGATCAACTCAAGGAACGCAACGCCCCAGTTTACCCCGGACCACTGTTCGTCGATGATGACGAGGAAGTCACGCTTCAAAGCCCACAGGATGTCGCACGACGAACTCTCGTGTTGTGGGCGGTTGAACTGCGGGCTGAAGGGATATCGCAAGAAGAGGCAATTGAACTGATCGAAGGTCTCGAACTTTGGGATAGCGTCAGTCCAGAAGAAAAACGATTTCTGCAGGATGACGATCCAGACCCCACCGAAAGCCAAGAACTCGTGTGGCGTCTTGAAAGTATATGGGTACTTTTGTGGGCTCTTGGCTACGTCGAGGAACTTAACTGGCCGAGCGGCATGTGTGATGTCCCCAGGTTAGTCGAGATTCTCAAGCCGAATGAATCGAATCCTGCTTTCATCACTGATGCGAAGCTGCGAAGCAAAGCCGAGATCCTTGATGCCCAAGACTTGATCATGCGGATTCATTGGGCGATTCGGGACGCGCACCTAAATCACGGCGGAATCATTCCCGATGATCTTGATTGGTCGCAGGATTACAACGCGGTCTCCGTCACAATGAGCGCGGCCGTTGGCGTCGTTGACCAAAGACACTATACGTTGAACTGGTTGGTCAAGTTCTTGAAGCCGAAGGATTGGGATCACGTTGATACGCCAACCTAG
- a CDS encoding Glu/Leu/Phe/Val family dehydrogenase — MKAFEATKLYFQKASDIIDLSDAVRVWLTTARREVQVQIPIEMDNGDLKSFIGYRVQHNNARGPMKGGLRYHPEVDLDDVRALASLMTWKTAVVDLPYGGAKGGVCVAPRELSKKELERLTRRFVDAIHDVFGPDTDIPAPDMGTGAREMAWIRNQWEKYHGFSPACVTGKPVEHYGAEGREEATGRGVGLLAFKLLRRLGRKPAETTVAIQGFGNVGSHAAKLLAESDFKVTAVSDVTGAYYRKEGLDIPEVLRYMLANNMQLKGYANAERITNQELIALDVDILIPAAIGGVITIENAPSVRASIIIEGANGPVTPEADEHLDQRGVTILPDILANAGGVTVSYFEWVQNQQYYKWGLNRVRQELDHVLTQAFENVWRESQEKNISLRTAAYVIAVQRVYKAAQLGGLS; from the coding sequence ATGAAGGCGTTTGAAGCGACCAAACTCTACTTTCAAAAAGCAAGCGATATCATCGACTTGTCCGATGCGGTGCGCGTCTGGTTGACGACCGCCCGCCGAGAGGTCCAGGTGCAGATTCCGATCGAGATGGATAACGGCGATCTGAAGTCGTTCATCGGCTATCGGGTGCAGCACAACAACGCCCGCGGTCCGATGAAGGGCGGCTTGCGATACCATCCTGAGGTCGACCTTGATGACGTCCGCGCCCTGGCTTCGCTGATGACCTGGAAAACGGCCGTTGTCGATCTGCCTTACGGCGGCGCCAAAGGCGGCGTCTGCGTCGCTCCGCGGGAACTGAGCAAGAAAGAACTGGAGCGTCTTACCCGGCGGTTCGTCGATGCTATTCACGATGTATTCGGCCCCGATACCGACATTCCGGCGCCCGACATGGGGACGGGCGCCCGGGAGATGGCCTGGATCCGCAACCAGTGGGAAAAATATCACGGCTTCTCTCCGGCCTGCGTGACCGGCAAACCGGTCGAGCACTACGGAGCCGAAGGCCGCGAAGAAGCGACGGGACGCGGGGTGGGACTGCTGGCCTTCAAGCTATTGCGGCGACTGGGACGGAAGCCGGCCGAGACGACGGTCGCCATCCAGGGGTTTGGCAATGTCGGTTCGCACGCGGCCAAACTGCTGGCGGAGTCGGACTTCAAAGTGACGGCCGTCAGCGATGTCACGGGCGCCTACTACCGGAAGGAGGGACTCGATATTCCCGAAGTGCTGCGCTACATGCTGGCGAACAACATGCAGCTCAAAGGGTACGCGAACGCCGAGCGGATCACAAACCAGGAGCTGATCGCCCTGGATGTCGACATTCTGATTCCGGCCGCGATCGGCGGGGTCATCACCATTGAGAACGCCCCCAGCGTCAGGGCGTCGATCATCATCGAAGGGGCGAACGGCCCCGTCACACCTGAGGCCGATGAGCACCTGGACCAGCGCGGGGTGACGATCCTGCCCGACATTCTGGCCAACGCCGGCGGTGTAACGGTCAGCTATTTTGAGTGGGTCCAGAACCAGCAGTACTACAAATGGGGTCTCAACCGGGTGCGGCAGGAACTGGACCACGTGCTGACCCAGGCGTTTGAGAACGTGTGGCGTGAGTCGCAAGAAAAGAATATCAGCCTGCGGACAGCCGCCTATGTGATTGCCGTGCAGCGCGTTTACAAAGCGGCCCAGCTGGGCGGTTTGAGCTAA
- a CDS encoding Dabb family protein — MSDSQLSSARLAHNVFFTLKDSSPEAIDCLVAACHQHLNDHPGTVFFAAGTLVSDLDRPVNVRDFHVALHVVFENRAAHDVYQTAERHLQFIAENKDSWAAVKVFDSYVS, encoded by the coding sequence ATGTCCGACTCCCAACTGTCCAGTGCCCGGCTTGCCCACAATGTTTTTTTTACGCTGAAAGACAGCTCGCCGGAAGCGATTGACTGTCTGGTCGCGGCCTGCCATCAGCATTTGAACGACCACCCCGGCACCGTATTTTTTGCGGCCGGTACGCTGGTTTCGGATCTGGATCGCCCCGTGAATGTGCGCGACTTCCATGTCGCCCTGCATGTCGTGTTTGAGAACCGGGCCGCCCACGACGTTTATCAAACGGCTGAGCGGCACCTGCAGTTTATCGCCGAGAACAAAGACAGCTGGGCCGCGGTAAAGGTCTTTGATTCTTACGTTTCCTAA
- a CDS encoding TIGR01212 family radical SAM protein (This family includes YhcC from E. coli K-12, an uncharacterized radical SAM protein.): protein MSSTNPPPSSDLLSWKEAGLRYHAYNHFLRQRFGARVQKVSIDAGFTCPNVDGTVAKGGCVFCDNRSFSPSRRVPRQLVTDQIDEGVRRLKLRYKCDQFLAYFQPATNTYAPVERLRPLYEQALAHPQVVGMAIGTRPDCVPNDVLDLLEEIAGKTWLSVEYGLQTIHNRSLDWMNRGHHHDAFLDAMERSRDRGFEICAHVMLGLPGESPDDMLATAHEVARLGLDSVKLHNLYAVKNTPLADQIASGETVLMERDDYIQVLVDFLELLPPEMIVERISGEAPPKYFIGPEWCLDKPAVKRELDAEMLRRDTWQGKKYLAPAVSSAILPA, encoded by the coding sequence ATGTCGTCAACAAATCCGCCCCCTTCGAGTGACCTGTTAAGCTGGAAAGAAGCCGGTCTGCGCTACCACGCTTACAACCATTTTCTCCGCCAGCGGTTTGGCGCCCGGGTGCAAAAGGTCAGCATCGACGCCGGCTTTACCTGTCCCAATGTCGACGGCACAGTCGCCAAAGGGGGCTGCGTATTCTGCGACAACCGCAGTTTCAGCCCCAGTCGTCGCGTGCCGCGGCAACTGGTTACCGACCAGATTGATGAAGGCGTCCGGCGGTTAAAGCTGCGATACAAGTGCGACCAGTTCCTGGCCTACTTCCAGCCGGCCACCAATACTTACGCCCCCGTGGAGCGACTCCGCCCGCTGTACGAACAGGCCCTTGCCCACCCTCAAGTTGTCGGTATGGCGATCGGCACTCGTCCCGACTGCGTGCCGAACGACGTGCTCGATCTGCTGGAGGAGATCGCCGGCAAAACGTGGTTGTCGGTCGAATACGGCCTGCAGACGATCCACAACCGCTCGCTCGACTGGATGAATCGGGGCCACCATCACGACGCCTTTCTGGACGCAATGGAGCGCAGCCGCGATCGCGGTTTTGAAATTTGCGCCCATGTGATGCTGGGCCTCCCCGGCGAATCGCCCGACGACATGCTGGCGACCGCCCACGAAGTTGCCCGGCTGGGGCTGGATTCGGTCAAGCTGCACAATCTGTACGCCGTGAAAAACACGCCGCTGGCCGATCAGATCGCCTCGGGCGAGACCGTGTTGATGGAGCGTGACGACTACATCCAGGTGCTGGTCGATTTCCTGGAACTGCTGCCGCCCGAAATGATCGTGGAACGAATCAGCGGCGAAGCCCCGCCGAAATACTTTATTGGACCCGAGTGGTGCCTGGATAAACCGGCCGTCAAAAGGGAACTCGACGCAGAAATGCTGCGGCGCGACACCTGGCAGGGAAAAAAGTATCTGGCCCCCGCGGTCTCTAGCGCAATTTTGCCGGCCTAG
- a CDS encoding FHA domain-containing protein, with product MTKYGELVPLGGGDPIPLLTDNLKVGRRESCDIVLRFSNISAHHCQLSVEEGYWFVCDLSSRNGVKVNGVKIAPELRKRLDPGDKLSVAKHNYEIQYVPGDLGAVGVPPSDEQPSGLTNQSLMQRAGLDRRRTQEIDIKSRLDVKNNAAGQLKRRPPQ from the coding sequence ATGACAAAGTACGGCGAACTCGTGCCCCTGGGCGGGGGCGATCCCATCCCGCTTTTAACCGACAATCTAAAAGTGGGACGTCGCGAAAGTTGCGACATTGTCCTTCGTTTTTCTAACATTTCCGCCCACCATTGTCAGCTGTCGGTCGAGGAAGGATACTGGTTCGTCTGCGACCTGAGCAGCCGGAACGGCGTCAAAGTAAACGGCGTGAAAATCGCCCCCGAACTCCGCAAACGCCTGGATCCCGGCGACAAACTCTCGGTAGCCAAGCATAACTACGAGATCCAATACGTTCCAGGCGACCTGGGCGCCGTGGGCGTACCGCCGTCCGACGAACAGCCTTCCGGGTTGACGAACCAGTCATTGATGCAGCGGGCTGGCCTGGATCGGCGTCGCACCCAGGAAATTGATATTAAATCTCGCTTGGACGTCAAAAACAACGCGGCCGGGCAACTCAAACGCCGGCCCCCGCAGTAA
- a CDS encoding DUF1559 family PulG-like putative transporter yields MQTIVLACLRYHDAHRRYPAAVLRGADGQVKLLSWRVAILPHLGHQTLYEQFRLDEPWDSPHNLRLVDKMPEVYGASADGLTRIVGFTGNGGILEPTYEHYRPQLEQGRSIGRVIDGISTTLFAVEAAPEKAVIWTQPVDLEYNLESSIGDLGQLPDGKVLVVFGDSNSQALDLSKLTTHQFNQLLQGNDGVEIDFHY; encoded by the coding sequence TTGCAGACCATTGTTCTTGCCTGCCTGCGTTACCACGACGCACATCGACGGTACCCGGCCGCCGTGCTGCGAGGAGCCGACGGTCAGGTAAAACTCTTGAGCTGGAGAGTCGCCATTCTGCCTCACCTGGGGCACCAGACACTCTACGAACAGTTCCGCCTGGACGAACCGTGGGACAGCCCCCATAACCTGCGGCTGGTCGACAAAATGCCCGAAGTCTACGGCGCTTCCGCCGACGGCCTGACCCGCATTGTCGGTTTTACAGGCAATGGCGGGATCCTGGAGCCCACCTATGAACACTATCGCCCACAACTGGAGCAGGGCCGATCGATTGGACGGGTGATCGACGGCATTTCCACGACGCTCTTCGCCGTCGAGGCGGCGCCCGAGAAGGCCGTAATCTGGACCCAGCCGGTCGACCTGGAGTACAATCTAGAGAGCTCGATCGGCGACCTGGGACAACTGCCCGACGGTAAAGTCTTGGTCGTTTTCGGCGACAGCAATAGCCAAGCGCTCGACCTGTCGAAACTCACTACCCACCAGTTCAACCAGTTGCTCCAGGGGAACGACGGGGTAGAGATCGACTTCCACTATTAA
- a CDS encoding SpoIIE family protein phosphatase: MATIFVVQGKRKGDKREVFGREFTIGRHPSCDLELAETTVSRRHARIARRPDGFYLEDLGSQHGTWLNDQRVERPTRLGDLDIVKISDVLLEFREVDYDVLPHEPNLEEETGSSIITMLDAGACEALSEVNLHRKLRALLDITRHLGSTLDLDKLFPEVLSSIFEIFPQAQRGYVLMVEPGGEKLHCRASKLRGDDAEAAAPISRTIARRVIRESKAVLSADAVSDERFMGSESVASLRIRSVVSAPLIGSGNTPLGLIHIDTMSRRERFSAGDLEVLVNVANLVARVLELLALHQTQLQFDRRERDIRTARQVQLHFLPREAPQLPEYDLCHYYQAAEGVGGDYFDYVPLPDGRWAIAVGDIAGKGVSAALLMARICSEVRFSLLTSPTPAEAANRLNLKISELVYNSRFVTLALCILDPVRHEVTIVNAGHMPPLMRLASGEVLSLGQAESGPPLGVLTEQKYEQIIVPLAEGDILLLYTDGLNESLNHNREMFGCDRIEEFLARAPSADAVIDSLLTELSRFTKAEPQTDDLCMLSLSRQTRLQEHDTIADDDL; the protein is encoded by the coding sequence GTGGCGACAATCTTTGTCGTACAAGGTAAACGCAAAGGCGACAAACGCGAAGTCTTTGGGCGAGAGTTCACGATCGGTCGGCATCCCAGTTGCGATCTCGAGCTGGCGGAAACGACCGTCTCGCGGCGTCATGCGCGCATCGCCCGTCGTCCCGATGGATTCTATCTGGAAGATCTAGGCAGCCAGCACGGCACCTGGCTGAACGACCAGCGGGTGGAGCGTCCCACACGACTGGGCGATCTGGACATCGTCAAAATCAGCGACGTCCTGCTGGAATTCCGCGAAGTCGATTACGATGTTCTGCCGCACGAGCCGAACCTGGAAGAAGAAACCGGGTCCAGCATTATCACCATGCTCGACGCCGGCGCCTGCGAGGCGCTGAGCGAAGTCAACCTGCATCGCAAACTGCGGGCCCTGCTCGATATCACCCGGCACCTGGGCTCTACGCTCGACCTCGACAAACTGTTCCCCGAAGTCCTGTCCAGCATTTTCGAAATTTTCCCCCAGGCCCAGCGCGGCTATGTATTAATGGTGGAGCCGGGCGGCGAGAAGCTCCATTGCCGGGCCTCCAAGCTGCGGGGCGACGACGCGGAAGCGGCCGCTCCCATCAGCCGCACCATCGCCCGCCGGGTAATCCGAGAAAGCAAAGCTGTCCTGAGCGCCGACGCCGTTTCCGATGAACGCTTTATGGGCAGCGAATCGGTCGCGTCGCTTCGCATTCGGTCCGTCGTTTCGGCCCCTTTGATCGGATCGGGAAACACCCCTTTAGGTCTCATCCATATCGACACCATGAGCCGCCGCGAACGTTTCTCCGCCGGCGATCTCGAAGTCCTGGTGAATGTGGCCAACCTGGTCGCCCGGGTGCTGGAACTGCTCGCCCTGCACCAGACCCAGCTGCAGTTTGATCGGCGGGAGCGCGATATCCGCACGGCCCGCCAGGTGCAGTTGCACTTTCTTCCGCGAGAAGCTCCACAACTGCCCGAATACGACCTGTGCCATTACTACCAGGCGGCCGAAGGCGTCGGCGGCGATTACTTTGACTACGTGCCGCTGCCCGACGGTCGCTGGGCGATCGCCGTGGGCGATATCGCCGGCAAAGGCGTGTCGGCCGCCCTGCTGATGGCCCGGATCTGCAGCGAGGTGAGGTTCTCTCTGCTGACCAGTCCCACCCCGGCGGAGGCAGCCAATCGGCTGAATTTGAAAATCTCGGAGCTGGTCTACAACAGCCGCTTCGTTACCCTGGCGCTCTGCATCCTGGATCCCGTCCGCCATGAGGTCACCATCGTCAACGCGGGGCACATGCCCCCCCTGATGCGACTGGCCAGCGGTGAAGTCCTGTCCCTGGGCCAGGCGGAATCTGGTCCGCCGCTGGGCGTATTGACCGAACAGAAATACGAACAGATCATTGTGCCGCTGGCCGAAGGCGACATCTTGCTGCTCTATACCGACGGGTTGAATGAGTCGCTCAACCACAATCGGGAGATGTTCGGCTGCGACCGGATCGAAGAATTCCTGGCCCGCGCTCCCAGCGCCGACGCCGTGATTGATTCCCTGCTGACGGAGCTCAGCCGCTTCACCAAAGCCGAGCCGCAAACCGACGATCTGTGCATGCTCAGCCTGTCTCGCCAGACACGCCTGCAGGAACACGATACGATCGCCGACGACGATCTATAA
- a CDS encoding DUF433 domain-containing protein, which produces MVGGSPCIDGTRLTCANVAQSLRYESVDEYLRDYPHLTPADIRNCLEYCSRRQCIEDEVINFCQQCTLDTRRDPDPDDSPEEIWLLAETLLMNRKSNTRSRD; this is translated from the coding sequence ATGGTTGGTGGATCGCCATGCATTGACGGCACGCGGCTGACATGCGCGAACGTTGCGCAGAGCCTACGCTACGAATCGGTCGATGAATACCTCCGAGACTACCCTCATCTAACCCCAGCCGACATACGGAACTGTCTCGAATATTGCTCACGGAGACAGTGCATTGAAGACGAGGTGATCAACTTCTGCCAGCAGTGCACACTGGACACGCGACGAGATCCAGATCCCGATGATTCGCCCGAAGAGATCTGGTTGTTAGCTGAGACCCTGCTGATGAACCGCAAATCCAATACGAGATCGAGAGACTAA
- a CDS encoding PVC-type heme-binding CxxCH protein, with protein sequence MKLIPTWRLLLSALLIAGGSVLAVAGEPIPEPEAPAIAAASDEGEQAIAGFKRPAGYGVQLFAAEPMMANPAAFYVDLTGRVFVCETFRQQHGVEDNRSHTPWLDDDLAAQSVDDRRAYFQKHLKDKYLDYAKQDDRIRLLIDENQDGVADTSTVFADHFNDPVAGTGASVLSYRGLTYYTCIPDLWLLQDKNGDGRADERRSLYTGFGVRVAFRGHDMHGLIIGPDGRLYFSIGDRGYNVQARDKRLMNPESGAIFRCELDGSHLEEYARGLRNPQEMAFDDHGNLFTCDNNSDSGDKARWAYLVEGGDSGWRMHYQYLKDRGPFNREQLWHPYYPEQAAYIVPPIANVSDGPAGLAYYPGVGLGDDQKGRFFLCDFRGQASNSGIRSFRSEPYGAFFKLVDEEQPIWSILGTDVQFGPDGGLYISDWVHGWNGLGKGRIYKFRDLEQAKTPLVAEVQELLAGSFDDIEPNRLVQLLGHADQRVRQEAQFALVRMGQVERLQQTAKMSGELQPRLQAIWGLWQIGRQPDGRSQAAPVLIELLQDSDEEVRAQAAKVAGDLRLEQAVEPLIGALADESLRVRYFAAQAIGKLSAKKAAPAVLAMLVENADVDPIVRHGGVMALTGIADQEKLLAAASHPHRSARLGALLALRRLGSPDIARFLQDPDPLLVLEAARAIHDAPIPGALAALAALRRADPSAPLLERILNANYRLGQAENAAAIARWAGEDPLTSKQRLEALAMLDAWEKPASRDRVLGQWNPLEARSPEAAAVAIRSALPKLMNAPDDVRLSALKTAAKLGVSDVAPMLSTLFTDASQSGESRRDALLALSALKSPRLAEFIPQGLGDANALVRAAAREALLRQSPGEGVKELAAAVQADTQVERQQALALLGSLPQNAQAGAALTQAMRDLLADQIAADTRLDVLEAARHSKAPAALELVAKYESTFSPDNPLSPYLDALHGGDRELGEQIFLERREVSCVRCHKIGEQGSEVGPELTKIGVDKKREYLLEAIVAPNRSIAKDFASVQVITDEGKAYTGIIKVDDDKELRLMLADGQQVSIPQESIEARRAAASAMPDDLIKQLSPHDLRNLVEFLSSLK encoded by the coding sequence ATGAAATTGATACCGACCTGGCGTCTCCTGTTATCCGCGCTTTTGATCGCCGGCGGTTCCGTCCTGGCGGTTGCGGGCGAACCGATTCCCGAACCGGAAGCCCCGGCGATTGCCGCGGCGTCGGATGAAGGCGAACAGGCGATCGCAGGCTTCAAGCGTCCTGCCGGATACGGCGTGCAGTTGTTTGCCGCAGAACCGATGATGGCCAACCCGGCCGCATTTTACGTCGATCTGACGGGACGCGTGTTTGTTTGCGAAACGTTCCGCCAGCAGCATGGCGTGGAAGACAATCGCAGCCATACTCCCTGGCTGGACGACGATCTGGCGGCCCAGTCGGTCGACGATCGCAGGGCGTACTTCCAGAAGCATCTGAAAGACAAATACCTCGACTACGCCAAACAGGACGATCGCATTCGCCTGCTGATCGATGAAAACCAGGACGGCGTCGCCGATACCTCGACCGTGTTCGCCGATCACTTCAACGATCCCGTCGCCGGCACCGGCGCCAGCGTGCTCTCTTACCGTGGCCTGACTTATTACACGTGCATCCCCGATCTGTGGCTGCTGCAGGACAAAAACGGCGACGGCCGCGCCGACGAGCGCCGCTCCCTTTATACGGGCTTCGGCGTGCGGGTCGCCTTCCGCGGGCACGATATGCACGGCCTGATCATTGGCCCGGATGGCCGCCTTTACTTCAGCATTGGCGACCGCGGTTACAACGTCCAGGCAAGGGACAAGCGGCTGATGAACCCGGAATCGGGCGCGATTTTCCGCTGCGAACTCGACGGCTCCCATCTGGAAGAATACGCCCGCGGCTTGCGCAATCCGCAGGAAATGGCGTTCGACGATCACGGGAACCTGTTCACCTGTGATAACAATTCCGACAGCGGCGACAAGGCCCGCTGGGCGTATCTGGTCGAGGGCGGCGACTCCGGCTGGCGAATGCACTACCAGTACCTGAAAGACCGCGGTCCGTTTAACCGCGAGCAGCTCTGGCATCCGTACTATCCCGAACAGGCAGCCTATATTGTGCCGCCGATTGCGAACGTTTCCGACGGCCCGGCCGGTCTGGCGTACTACCCCGGCGTCGGTCTGGGAGATGACCAGAAGGGACGTTTCTTCCTCTGCGACTTCCGCGGCCAGGCCAGCAACAGCGGCATCCGCAGCTTCCGTTCTGAGCCGTATGGCGCCTTCTTCAAGCTGGTCGATGAAGAGCAGCCGATCTGGAGCATCCTGGGAACCGACGTGCAGTTTGGTCCCGACGGCGGGCTCTACATCAGCGACTGGGTCCACGGCTGGAATGGTCTGGGCAAGGGCCGCATCTACAAGTTTCGTGATCTGGAACAGGCCAAAACTCCGCTGGTCGCCGAGGTGCAAGAGCTGTTAGCCGGCTCGTTCGACGACATCGAACCGAATCGCCTCGTCCAGTTGCTGGGTCATGCCGACCAGCGCGTGCGACAGGAGGCCCAGTTCGCCCTGGTGCGTATGGGCCAGGTGGAACGGCTGCAGCAGACGGCGAAAATGTCGGGCGAACTGCAGCCCCGCCTGCAGGCGATCTGGGGGCTGTGGCAGATCGGCCGCCAGCCAGACGGACGTTCCCAGGCGGCGCCAGTGCTGATCGAACTACTGCAGGATTCTGACGAGGAAGTTCGCGCCCAGGCGGCCAAGGTGGCGGGTGATTTGCGACTGGAACAGGCGGTGGAACCGCTGATCGGGGCGCTCGCCGATGAAAGCCTGCGGGTGCGATACTTTGCCGCCCAGGCGATCGGCAAGCTGTCGGCCAAAAAGGCGGCGCCGGCGGTGCTGGCCATGTTGGTGGAGAACGCCGATGTGGACCCGATCGTACGGCACGGCGGCGTGATGGCGCTGACCGGCATCGCGGACCAGGAGAAGTTGCTGGCGGCGGCGTCGCACCCGCATCGCTCGGCTCGCCTGGGGGCGTTGCTCGCGCTGCGGCGGCTGGGTTCGCCGGATATCGCCCGCTTCCTGCAGGATCCCGACCCGTTGCTGGTGTTGGAAGCGGCCCGCGCCATTCACGACGCGCCGATCCCCGGCGCTTTGGCTGCGCTGGCGGCCTTGCGACGGGCCGATCCGTCGGCTCCTTTGCTGGAGCGGATTCTGAATGCGAACTATCGCCTGGGTCAGGCCGAGAATGCGGCTGCCATTGCCCGCTGGGCCGGGGAAGACCCTTTAACGAGCAAGCAGCGGCTGGAAGCGCTCGCCATGCTGGACGCCTGGGAGAAGCCGGCGTCCCGAGATCGCGTGCTGGGTCAATGGAATCCGCTGGAAGCGCGTTCGCCTGAGGCGGCCGCCGTCGCCATCCGGTCGGCCCTGCCGAAGCTAATGAACGCCCCCGACGACGTCCGTCTGTCGGCGCTCAAAACGGCTGCCAAACTGGGCGTGTCCGATGTCGCGCCGATGCTGTCGACGCTGTTCACGGACGCCAGCCAGTCAGGCGAAAGTCGCCGCGATGCTTTGCTGGCGTTGTCGGCGCTGAAATCGCCGCGTCTGGCCGAGTTCATCCCGCAGGGGCTGGGCGACGCGAACGCGCTGGTGCGGGCCGCCGCCCGTGAGGCTCTGCTGCGGCAGTCGCCGGGTGAAGGCGTCAAGGAACTAGCCGCCGCGGTGCAGGCAGACACCCAGGTCGAACGGCAGCAAGCTCTGGCCCTGCTGGGCTCCTTGCCGCAGAACGCCCAGGCGGGCGCCGCCTTGACGCAGGCGATGCGAGATCTGCTGGCGGATCAGATCGCCGCCGACACTCGGCTGGATGTGCTGGAAGCGGCCCGCCACAGCAAGGCGCCTGCCGCGCTGGAACTGGTGGCGAAGTACGAGTCAACTTTTTCGCCCGATAATCCGCTCTCTCCGTACCTGGATGCGCTGCACGGCGGCGACCGGGAACTGGGCGAACAAATCTTCCTGGAACGCCGCGAGGTTTCCTGCGTGCGGTGCCACAAGATTGGCGAGCAAGGGAGCGAAGTTGGCCCCGAACTGACAAAGATCGGCGTCGACAAAAAGCGGGAGTACCTGCTGGAAGCGATCGTGGCGCCGAACCGCTCGATCGCCAAGGACTTCGCCTCCGTCCAGGTGATTACCGACGAGGGGAAAGCGTACACCGGCATCATCAAAGTCGACGACGACAAAGAGCTGCGGCTGATGCTGGCCGACGGCCAGCAGGTAAGCATACCGCAAGAGTCGATCGAGGCCCGACGGGCCGCCGCCAGCGCCATGCCTGACGACCTGATCAAACAGCTCAGCCCGCACGATCTGCGAAACCTGGTCGAGTTTTTGTCGTCGCTCAAATAA